GTCAGTGGGATTTGCGGTAACAGCGCTATGTTTCCCTATAGGATTGTTTTCAGTTAGACTGAAAGCCTACTCGTAATTTCCTGAGAATCTGTTAGATAACAGTGTTCCCTTTTTGGGGGGACCTAATTCTCAGGGCGGGGTGAAACTCCCTACCGGTGGTGATGGGTCTTTCATGATCATAAGTCCACGAGCGCCTTCTCTATGGTGAGAGGGGTCAGCAGATCCGGTGAGATCCCGGAACCGACGGTTATAGTCCGGATGAAAGAGAATGTAGGTGTGGAGGTGTTCCAATGAACGCCGCTTGCTTGCGCGTCCTGATTCAATGGAACTTTGCAGCCTGATTGTGCTGCTCTTTGGATCAGAAAGATGTTTATGTTCAATCTGTTTATAGCTGACCTAAATGAGGCGCGTGTATGAGTACATCACGTAGCTCTATGCGGACATCTGCTGCCGTTGTTGGCGCGAGTTGGATGATTTTTGCAGGTGCGGCTTTCGCTATCACCAACTCCGCTATGCAGTATCTGACGTTGGTGCAAGGGCTTAGCTCCACGAGTGCAACGTTCTGGCAGTACTTTGTTTCATTGGTTGTTATGCTGCCGGTCATCTGGCGTATCGGTTTTGTCGGGCTAAAAACCACACAGCTTGGTCTTCATGTCTTCCGCGTGATTTTGGCAGCGCTAGGCGTTCAGTTCTGGATTGCGGGTTTGGCAAACGGTGTGCCGATCTGGCAGGCCATTGCGCTTTTGATGACCTCTCCTTTCTTTGTAACCATTGGTGCTGCTGCATTTCTTCGCGAAAAAGCGAGTGGTCAGCGCTGGTTAGCAACGGCTATTGGGTTCGTTGGGGGGATGATTATCCTGAGTCCATGGGATGAGACATTCCAGCTGGTTGCACTGCTGCCGATTGTGGCTGCATTGCTCTGGGGGTCTTCCATCTTGTGTATGAAGAAGCTTGAAGAGAAAGAGAGCCCGCAATCGGTTACGCTTTATCTACTGCTGCTTCTGACTCCGATCAATCTTGTTCTGGCGTTGCTGGCTCCAAGTGGCTTGGAATTGCCTGTAGGCATGAGCATGTGGTGGCTTGTTATTCTGGCTGGTTTGCTGGGTGCCATTGCGAACGGCTCTCTAGCAATGGCTTATGAGCGCGTTGATGCTGCTTATCTTCAGCCATTCGACCATTTGAAGCTGCCGCTGAATGTGCTTTGTGGCTTTCTCGTCTTTGGATGGGCGCCGCCTGGAAATCTCTGGCTTGGTGCAGCCCTTATTATT
The window above is part of the Pseudovibrio sp. Tun.PSC04-5.I4 genome. Proteins encoded here:
- a CDS encoding DMT family transporter, with amino-acid sequence MSTSRSSMRTSAAVVGASWMIFAGAAFAITNSAMQYLTLVQGLSSTSATFWQYFVSLVVMLPVIWRIGFVGLKTTQLGLHVFRVILAALGVQFWIAGLANGVPIWQAIALLMTSPFFVTIGAAAFLREKASGQRWLATAIGFVGGMIILSPWDETFQLVALLPIVAALLWGSSILCMKKLEEKESPQSVTLYLLLLLTPINLVLALLAPSGLELPVGMSMWWLVILAGLLGAIANGSLAMAYERVDAAYLQPFDHLKLPLNVLCGFLVFGWAPPGNLWLGAALIIGASLYIVHVERTSS